The Brachypodium distachyon strain Bd21 chromosome 4, Brachypodium_distachyon_v3.0, whole genome shotgun sequence nucleotide sequence GCTGCATTACTGAAATTGGGTGCTTGTAATGCATCTCTGGCAGCTTGGGATTAGAGTACATGCGCACCATTTTCAGTATTGACTCTCCTGAAAATCTTACTGCCAGGTGCAGTTCGCCCATGTTCTTGAGCCCCTTAGGACGTAGAACAAGTAGAGGGTATGAGTGAGCATATGTTCGACCAGGTTGGAGATCGGAGAGGCGAATTCTTACTTTCCCTATCTTGACAGACTTGTCTTCTTCTGAGCTATACCCCTGGAGTTGGGCATTATCGAAAACACCGATGGTCAAGACGGCTGATGTGTCATAGACATCCCAGTTGTACTGCTCATTGAATACAGGATTGCAACTGTTGTTGATGGTACGAGTTCGTATCCACCTCCTGCCATATTTTGCAACACAATATGGGTGTAGTGTCGAGGATCCATTTATCCTTTTCCTGGGATGGAGGCCCTTCGCTCCGAGGATTCCAATCTCAAGCAAGCCAACGGTAGGAGGATCCGGGATTTCCATAGCTGAAGGCCTGTAATCATCAACAAAGTACGTACTATCATATAGGACATGGTATCCACCCTCCAGGCAGCTGGTGAGACGAATGTGGCATGATGAGGCAGCAAATTCATCATCCCTGGACCTACCACCATGAACATCATGTGCTTGTCTTGGCATTTGAAGATCAAACCACTGAGATTTGATATGACGGCCCTCGACTTGCCTCTGACATGTTTCAAGGGGTATAGTGACTTCGCCCATAATCACGTGCCTGCTACGAGGCCCAACATGTGCTCGGACAGAAATTTGAACGCCATCCTCAAATGGCTCCGCAACTACTAACATAAATTCCTGGTTCCAGACATGGTGGCCTAGCGGCTTCTTTACTTTTTTCGTAATCCGATGCTGAACACCATGCGCTATCGTGACATCCAACTCCACAACCTTTGCCCTACCTGCTACTGCAACACATTTAAACTCAATTATCTGGATCCTCAGGTACCAGAGGCGTGGCAAATGATACACTTGGGGCCCAATGCGAGAATCCGTCTTGAAAGCGTCAGGAAATGCTTCATCAGCCTGGGATCCTCTCCAAACTTTAAGCAGCAACTCACCTTCAGTACTAGTCCCGCTTTCATCACGAAGAGGATACCACTCTGGTAGTAATGGTTCATGAGATTGGGGGGTACGCCTAGGAATGTTGTTTACGTCAAACCACACCATTCCTACAGAGTCATCCCTTGCCATGTCCGTATTCTTTACGATAACATAGACCATTGCCAGCTGGTTCTGGTCCATCTCTAGTTTTGAGAATGCAAAAGTTGCGTTCCACTCAGCATTCTGCTCCATGTCCATGTACTCGGTGGTGCCTCCGTAATCGCCAACCTTTACTTCAACATAGCGGTCAAGTCTTCCTCTGGCATCGGCACCTGCCAAGTGTCGAGCCTTCACCACATGCACAAAAACATAGGGCATAAGCTCAACAATCATCCCGTGTTGAAAGCTTGGCGTGATTTCCTTGACAGCAGCATCCACAGGCGTCGCACACTCCCGGTTTCCTATTGTGA carries:
- the LOC100836998 gene encoding FT-interacting protein 1, whose product is MVSYTLVVDVVSANGLSGSHDSLNLCVELRFAGQRATTSVKNKDCRPVWNETFRFSALDKDKVGYGTLEAYVYNIVTAGRKSLLGRVRLSGSVVPDSSADVAAGPYPLRGGIFPRSKGTLHLKVVLENETPIATSDPLLAVIPSSFFTIGNRECATPVDAAVKEITPSFQHGMIVELMPYVFVHVVKARHLAGADARGRLDRYVEVKVGDYGGTTEYMDMEQNAEWNATFAFSKLEMDQNQLAMVYVIVKNTDMARDDSVGMVWFDVNNIPRRTPQSHEPLLPEWYPLRDESGTSTEGELLLKVWRGSQADEAFPDAFKTDSRIGPQVYHLPRLWYLRIQIIEFKCVAVAGRAKVVELDVTIAHGVQHRITKKVKKPLGHHVWNQEFMLVVAEPFEDGVQISVRAHVGPRSRHVIMGEVTIPLETCQRQVEGRHIKSQWFDLQMPRQAHDVHGGRSRDDEFAASSCHIRLTSCLEGGYHVLYDSTYFVDDYRPSAMEIPDPPTVGLLEIGILGAKGLHPRKRINGSSTLHPYCVAKYGRRWIRTRTINNSCNPVFNEQYNWDVYDTSAVLTIGVFDNAQLQGYSSEEDKSVKIGKVRIRLSDLQPGRTYAHSYPLLVLRPKGLKNMGELHLAVRFSGESILKMVRMYSNPKLPEMHYKHPISVMQLDYLRHHALGIVAARFSRMEPPLWKEAVEYMCDVSGHMWSLRKSKANFYRIMGAFSFFFRFIKWFHGVCLWKNPATTLLVHAIFAMLVLYPQLILPAVLLYVFFITVRNYRHRPTYPPHVDTKLSYSEGAHPDELDEEFDTFPTSRSLDLVRMRYDRLRSIAGRVQTVIGDVATQIERIQALASWRDTTATAIFGLFTLVAAIVIFFTPWRVLVAIAGLYTMRPPMLRRYSVMPSFFANFFLRLPQKTDSLQ